The following proteins are encoded in a genomic region of Streptomyces collinus Tu 365:
- a CDS encoding STAS domain-containing protein, with product MPSVDVYVSDLSDRTVITVVGDLDFDACPQVSEVTDRVNVRHRILCLDLAGVAFMDASGLGLLQTLNRNAGIHGGHLELSGLQAQPRHVLDLTGTRAQFHMTTPRPPGPRGPAAVLPVQHAAP from the coding sequence ATGCCTTCTGTCGATGTGTACGTCAGTGATCTCTCCGACCGGACCGTGATCACGGTGGTCGGTGACCTCGACTTCGATGCCTGTCCGCAGGTCAGTGAGGTCACGGACCGGGTGAACGTCCGACACCGCATTCTGTGCCTCGACCTCGCGGGCGTGGCGTTCATGGACGCCAGCGGCCTCGGCCTGCTGCAGACCCTGAACCGGAACGCCGGCATACACGGCGGACACCTGGAGCTGTCCGGTCTCCAGGCGCAGCCCCGGCACGTCCTGGACCTCACCGGCACCCGCGCCCAGTTCCACATGACGACACCCCGCCCACCGGGCCCGCGCGGCCCGGCCGCCGTCCT
- a CDS encoding Rieske 2Fe-2S domain-containing protein, giving the protein MTTAPPRRRTGQNRVLWLLDRLEREPRADAVIDKLSSGVRSLPLGRGRDLLHGKWLGHPVHPLMVQVPIGAWFSAALLDLCPGRSREAGLLIGVGLAATGPAAVTGAVDWAELHPQQQRVGLAHSLANTVAAGLYATSLVYRVKGRTARGRALGFLGLTAVGIGGMLGGHLAYRQASGANHAEEVPHVVSEGWHRVGALAEFSEGRPERRSVDDVPVLVVREADGVVHALAERCSHLAGPLSEGVVADGCVECPWHGSVFRLSDGWNVRGPATAPQPAFDTRIVDGEVEVRLRGH; this is encoded by the coding sequence ATGACTACAGCACCCCCTCGTCGCCGGACAGGTCAGAATCGGGTCTTGTGGCTCCTGGACCGCCTGGAGCGGGAGCCGCGCGCGGACGCGGTGATCGACAAGCTCAGCAGCGGCGTCAGGTCCCTGCCCCTGGGCCGTGGCCGGGACCTGCTGCACGGCAAGTGGCTGGGCCACCCGGTGCATCCGCTGATGGTCCAGGTGCCGATCGGCGCCTGGTTCTCGGCCGCGCTGCTCGACCTGTGTCCCGGCCGGTCACGCGAGGCCGGCCTGTTGATCGGAGTCGGGTTGGCCGCGACCGGCCCCGCCGCGGTGACGGGGGCGGTCGACTGGGCGGAACTGCATCCACAGCAGCAGCGTGTCGGCCTGGCGCACTCCCTGGCCAACACGGTCGCCGCCGGGCTCTACGCGACCTCCCTGGTCTACCGCGTCAAGGGACGCACCGCGCGGGGCCGTGCCCTCGGCTTCCTGGGGCTGACGGCCGTCGGGATCGGCGGCATGCTGGGCGGCCACCTGGCCTACCGGCAGGCGTCCGGCGCCAATCACGCGGAAGAGGTTCCCCACGTCGTCTCGGAGGGCTGGCACCGTGTCGGGGCCCTGGCCGAGTTCTCGGAAGGCCGGCCGGAACGGCGCAGCGTGGACGACGTGCCGGTGCTCGTGGTCCGCGAAGCCGACGGGGTCGTACACGCCCTGGCCGAACGGTGCAGTCATCTTGCGGGACCGCTGTCCGAGGGCGTCGTCGCCGACGGATGTGTCGAGTGCCCCTGGCACGGAAGCGTGTTCCGGCTGTCGGACGGCTGGAACGTACGCGGCCCGGCCACCGCACCGCAGCCCGCCTTCGACACCCGGATCGTCGACGGCGAGGTGGAGGTCCGGCTGCGCGGCCACTAG